In Oscillatoria acuminata PCC 6304, a single window of DNA contains:
- a CDS encoding carbohydrate ABC transporter permease, giving the protein MLKNPLSQILKPNFSFTPYFFLFPALFILGLTVFWPALNAFYLSFTRYGYDITQTPDWIGLANLQRLWTDPIFWQTLRNTLLYLACVVPILIIAPLGLAILVNRKLPGMNWFRTAYYTPVVISIVVAGIAWKWLYAENGLLNQVLQTLKLVQPGSGIPWLTSTELSLFSVMAVTIWKGLGYYMMIYLAGLQSISPELYEAAALDGSDGARKHWDITIPLMTPYLLFVAIISSISATKVFEEVLIMTQGGPRNSSKTIVYYLYEKAIGELEISYACSIGLVLFLIIFILSLLRFLVPNQHRNLD; this is encoded by the coding sequence ATGCTGAAAAACCCCCTCTCTCAAATCCTTAAACCCAACTTTTCCTTTACCCCTTATTTCTTTCTATTTCCCGCTCTTTTCATCCTGGGATTAACCGTATTTTGGCCAGCCTTAAATGCCTTTTATCTCAGCTTCACCCGCTATGGATATGATATAACCCAGACCCCCGACTGGATCGGACTTGCCAACCTGCAACGCCTCTGGACTGACCCCATTTTTTGGCAAACCCTCCGCAACACCTTACTGTACCTAGCTTGCGTCGTTCCCATCCTGATCATTGCACCCCTAGGACTTGCCATCCTAGTCAACAGAAAACTCCCCGGAATGAACTGGTTTAGAACCGCCTATTACACCCCGGTAGTTATTTCCATCGTCGTCGCCGGAATCGCCTGGAAATGGCTCTATGCAGAAAATGGATTATTGAATCAAGTCCTACAAACTCTGAAATTAGTCCAACCTGGTTCTGGCATTCCCTGGCTAACCAGTACCGAACTTTCCCTCTTCAGCGTCATGGCAGTAACCATCTGGAAAGGACTCGGATATTACATGATGATTTACCTAGCCGGACTGCAATCTATCTCCCCAGAATTATACGAAGCTGCCGCGTTAGATGGGTCCGATGGCGCAAGAAAACACTGGGATATCACCATTCCTTTAATGACCCCTTATCTCCTCTTCGTCGCCATAATTTCTTCAATTTCTGCCACAAAAGTCTTTGAAGAAGTCTTAATCATGACCCAAGGCGGACCGAGAAATAGTTCTAAAACCATCGTTTATTATTTGTATGAAAAAGCAATTGGAGAATTAGAAATTAGCTATGCCTGTAGCATTGGCCTCGTGCTATTTTTAATCATCTTTATTCTTTCCCTCTTACGATTCCTAGTCCCCAATCAACATAGAAATCTGGACTAA
- a CDS encoding sensor histidine kinase, translating to MQEKEVLLKEIHHRVKNNLQVISSLLNLQSRSIQDVATRTLFQDSQNRIQSIAFIHEKLYQSRDLAQVDFSQYIQTLCIHLFRSYGTSPQRISLNLQIDDIFLSVDTAIPCGLIVNELVCNALKHGFPKNGTGAIEITLHRTFQEADDHSKREFMMRVRDNGIGFPSEVDFRKTRSLGMQLINTLVKQLKGTIELDGSSGTAFQIVFSAKHHQLGEERHE from the coding sequence TTGCAAGAGAAAGAGGTCCTCCTTAAGGAAATTCACCATCGGGTGAAAAATAACTTGCAAGTCATTTCGAGTCTGCTTAACCTCCAATCCCGAAGCATTCAGGATGTAGCAACCCGGACTCTATTTCAAGATAGCCAAAACCGTATTCAATCCATCGCTTTTATCCATGAAAAACTGTATCAGTCTCGGGACCTCGCCCAAGTGGATTTTTCTCAATATATTCAAACTTTATGCATCCATTTATTTCGGTCTTATGGGACGAGTCCCCAGCGGATCAGCCTGAATCTTCAAATTGATGATATCTTTTTGAGTGTAGATACGGCGATCCCTTGCGGTTTGATTGTGAATGAACTGGTGTGTAATGCACTCAAACATGGGTTCCCCAAAAATGGGACAGGGGCGATCGAGATTACTCTCCATCGCACCTTCCAAGAGGCGGATGATCACAGCAAACGAGAGTTTATGATGAGAGTTCGGGACAATGGGATTGGCTTTCCCAGTGAGGTAGACTTTCGGAAAACCCGCTCTTTGGGGATGCAGTTGATCAATACTTTAGTGAAACAACTCAAAGGCACTATTGAGTTGGACGGGAGTAGCGGAACTGCCTTTCAGATTGTCTTTTCGGCCAAACATCATCAGTTGGGAGAGGAGAGACATGAGTAA
- a CDS encoding IS1182 family transposase: MRPPLWHPPVELSDSEQVIINRIKKAKLFTFLRLNRLFIFDDEFQEELNTIFKDSTMGNCPVAPAQLALATILQAYMGISDEEVIEELVMDLRWQLALNCLNCEKPPFSKATLIRFRSALIKKGFDQRLIDRTVDIAKLKGGFGSANLRAALDSSPLWGAGKVEDTYNLLGHALRKALSIIASQQGWGLAEIANEAGADFVNSSSLKAALDLNWDDPAESQKALSTILKSLNSVEEWIQQQSNPDEIEEAQAPLQVARLIESQNVTLDTMGVPKLAKGVAKDRRISIEDPDMRHGRKSRSQKINGYKRHILKDLDIGVIRAVAVTRANTPEAAATVDLEVDLKRQQVQLNELHIDRAYLSSHWVKERSEQLQIFCKAWPVRNSGRFDKNAFVFDWDNQVISCPNQVIMPFEPGKIVHFPKPECAACPLRERCTTSKNGRSISIHPDEGLMQELRQRQSTSSGRAQLRERTSVEHSLAHVGQWQDKRARYIGQRKNLFDLRRVAVVHNLHVIARMNEVLPIQQAAL, translated from the coding sequence ATGCGTCCTCCTTTGTGGCACCCGCCAGTAGAGCTATCAGATTCAGAACAGGTAATTATTAATCGCATCAAAAAAGCCAAGCTTTTTACTTTTCTTCGCCTGAACCGTCTGTTCATATTCGATGATGAGTTTCAAGAAGAACTAAACACCATTTTTAAAGACAGTACAATGGGCAACTGTCCCGTCGCACCAGCCCAATTGGCCTTAGCCACTATTCTCCAAGCTTATATGGGTATTTCTGACGAGGAAGTGATTGAAGAGCTAGTCATGGACCTACGATGGCAATTAGCTCTGAATTGTCTGAACTGCGAAAAACCCCCATTCAGTAAAGCCACTTTAATAAGATTCAGAAGCGCCTTAATTAAAAAAGGCTTTGACCAACGTTTAATTGACCGGACTGTAGACATTGCCAAGCTCAAAGGAGGTTTTGGTTCGGCTAACTTAAGAGCTGCATTAGATTCCTCTCCTTTATGGGGTGCAGGTAAAGTTGAAGATACCTATAATCTCTTGGGTCATGCTCTGCGTAAGGCATTGAGCATAATAGCTAGTCAGCAGGGGTGGGGGCTGGCAGAAATTGCCAATGAAGCGGGAGCGGATTTTGTCAATAGTTCCAGCTTAAAAGCCGCATTAGATTTAAATTGGGATGACCCAGCCGAAAGCCAAAAGGCATTATCAACCATACTAAAGAGCCTCAATTCTGTAGAAGAATGGATACAACAGCAGTCTAATCCTGATGAAATAGAAGAGGCACAAGCTCCTCTCCAGGTTGCCCGATTGATTGAATCCCAAAATGTGACATTAGACACAATGGGAGTGCCGAAGCTGGCCAAAGGGGTTGCTAAGGACCGACGCATTTCCATTGAAGACCCAGATATGCGGCATGGCCGAAAAAGCCGTTCTCAAAAAATAAATGGTTATAAACGCCATATTCTTAAAGATTTAGATATAGGGGTAATTCGGGCTGTGGCTGTAACCCGTGCTAATACACCAGAAGCTGCTGCCACTGTTGACTTAGAAGTTGACTTAAAAAGACAACAGGTTCAGTTAAATGAACTCCATATCGACCGAGCTTATTTATCGAGTCATTGGGTAAAAGAACGCTCCGAACAATTACAGATATTTTGTAAAGCGTGGCCGGTAAGAAACTCAGGACGATTTGATAAAAACGCCTTTGTTTTTGACTGGGATAACCAGGTAATTAGTTGTCCAAATCAAGTTATTATGCCGTTTGAACCCGGTAAGATCGTTCATTTTCCTAAACCGGAGTGTGCTGCTTGTCCCCTGAGAGAACGCTGTACTACGAGTAAGAATGGCCGCAGCATATCTATCCATCCCGATGAAGGATTGATGCAGGAATTACGTCAGCGTCAATCTACCTCAAGCGGTCGCGCTCAACTGAGGGAGAGAACGTCTGTAGAACACTCTCTGGCTCATGTCGGACAGTGGCAGGACAAACGTGCCCGTTATATTGGACAGCGCAAAAACCTCTTCGACCTCAGACGAGTGGCTGTTGTCCATAATCTTCATGTCATTGCTCGAATGAATGAGGTTTTACCAATACAACAGGCCGCACTGTAG
- a CDS encoding DUF2283 domain-containing protein has product MKVIYDPEVDTLRIIFTASAIEESEEEKPGVIIDYDPDGNMVGMEILDASKRLDNPRSLEYSIHEGSSVENSGR; this is encoded by the coding sequence ATGAAAGTTATCTATGACCCCGAAGTTGATACATTGCGAATTATTTTTACCGCCAGTGCTATTGAAGAAAGCGAAGAGGAAAAGCCTGGAGTTATCATCGATTATGACCCCGATGGAAACATGGTAGGAATGGAAATTTTGGATGCGTCAAAGCGTTTGGACAACCCCCGTTCTCTGGAATATTCCATTCACGAGGGTTCTTCAGTAGAAAATTCGGGCAGGTAA
- a CDS encoding hybrid sensor histidine kinase/response regulator gives MSNEKILVVEDEGIVALDIQTILEDLGYQVPVAVASGEEAIEAVAQMQPDLVLMDIHLEGSIDGVTAAEQIRDRFNIPVVYLTAYSDEDTLQRAKLTTPFGYLIKPLEARSLKSTIDMAIYRHQIEQELKHSKEWFATTLRSIGDAVIATDEIGRIRFINPVAETLTGWKQAEALGKDIGQVFRITHEMSAAIAQRLGTPEIPPENLVETPNERVLIAKNGSKIPIDDTVAPIGGENDKIIGAVYVFRDITSKKATEVLQKERIRLETEVKERALAEAEIRRLLEIETELSEFKSRLITTISHEFRTPMSVILSSAELLQVYSDTWPEERKETHYQRIKTAIEYMTGMIEDVTLVGEAESGHLEFQPHPMELVDFCTRAVEQIKVTTGDRHHIRLIAHPEKISALMDSQLLRQILNNLFSNAIKYSPQGGEISLELSTESVSVTSNQHHPESLVVFRITDPGIGIPQQDLQQLFESFQRATNVGAIRGTGLGLAIVKKCVELHGGHIEIESEIDRGSTFIVKIPLHTPSYNVILPEI, from the coding sequence ATGAGTAACGAGAAAATTTTGGTGGTAGAAGATGAAGGGATTGTTGCCTTAGATATCCAAACGATTTTAGAAGATTTGGGTTATCAGGTGCCGGTGGCGGTTGCTTCCGGTGAGGAGGCGATTGAAGCAGTGGCTCAAATGCAGCCGGATTTGGTGTTGATGGATATTCATTTGGAGGGCAGCATTGATGGGGTGACGGCGGCTGAACAAATCCGCGATCGCTTTAATATTCCCGTGGTCTATCTGACGGCTTATAGTGATGAGGATACTCTACAACGGGCTAAACTCACCACCCCTTTTGGATATTTAATTAAGCCCCTGGAAGCCCGGAGTTTAAAGTCTACGATTGACATGGCGATTTATCGTCATCAAATCGAACAGGAACTTAAACACAGTAAAGAGTGGTTTGCGACAACATTGCGATCAATTGGGGATGCGGTGATTGCTACAGATGAAATTGGACGGATTCGGTTTATCAATCCTGTTGCTGAAACGTTAACGGGATGGAAACAAGCGGAAGCGTTGGGGAAGGATATTGGCCAAGTGTTTCGGATTACCCATGAAATGTCAGCGGCGATCGCCCAACGTTTGGGAACTCCAGAAATCCCGCCTGAAAACTTGGTGGAAACCCCCAATGAACGAGTTTTAATTGCTAAGAATGGCAGCAAAATTCCCATAGATGATACGGTGGCTCCCATTGGAGGAGAAAATGATAAAATCATTGGGGCGGTCTATGTATTTCGAGATATTACTTCTAAAAAAGCGACTGAAGTCTTACAAAAAGAGAGAATTCGTTTAGAAACAGAAGTTAAAGAACGGGCATTAGCGGAAGCTGAAATTAGGCGTTTATTAGAAATAGAAACAGAATTAAGTGAGTTTAAAAGCCGATTAATTACGACAATTTCTCATGAATTTAGAACCCCTATGAGCGTGATTTTATCATCGGCTGAATTGCTGCAAGTTTATAGTGATACCTGGCCGGAAGAACGGAAAGAGACCCATTATCAACGGATTAAAACGGCGATTGAATATATGACGGGAATGATAGAAGATGTGACTTTAGTTGGGGAAGCTGAAAGCGGACATTTGGAGTTTCAACCGCATCCGATGGAGTTAGTGGATTTTTGCACAAGGGCGGTGGAACAGATAAAAGTGACCACGGGCGATCGGCATCACATTCGGTTAATCGCCCACCCCGAGAAAATTTCCGCCCTCATGGATTCCCAACTCCTGCGCCAAATCCTCAACAACTTATTCTCCAACGCCATCAAATACTCCCCCCAAGGCGGCGAAATTAGCCTAGAACTCAGCACTGAATCGGTATCCGTTACCTCCAATCAGCATCACCCCGAAAGCCTCGTAGTCTTTCGGATTACAGACCCCGGAATTGGCATTCCCCAACAAGATTTACAACAACTTTTTGAATCTTTTCAAAGAGCTACAAATGTGGGGGCAATTAGAGGGACCGGGTTAGGATTGGCGATCGTCAAAAAATGTGTAGAATTACATGGAGGGCATATCGAAATAGAAAGTGAAATTGATAGAGGCAGCACCTTTATCGTCAAAATCCCCCTCCACACCCCATCCTACAATGTTATTTTACCTGAAATATAA
- a CDS encoding ATP-binding protein yields MIEFATAINILTALTALVIENAPAGAVSALSGKVVHTIWDRVKQQMQQGHEPVNLLQQAVYKVYLLATLEVCEAAYKQWGVASDRRRRSGGEWGKRPEKELIEIGWVDKVRQSIQDEIKQLTNLKQKPHSMAFDEAVELVLPPEGDYAQKNIEQVHSHLKQELLTQLYGVYGEPPASFVELLEKGWKKAGKQTDWFDCLYTFFIHEIQNNQGVANIFICEILKKLIFNDIPVISEKIDVLLKAIAEERGVLLQELRRRSLYEQYAGRDIAEKVENISKKYIQLFVGREGEFQCIDEFIQKNDKGVLLVTGGAGYGKSALLANWKEKRHEDGCFVAYHCFNYRDDDTRSIEKSYRNLLRQLYIYYELEEREIPDNLDGLQDMLLILKDRGTRENEPLIIVLDGLDEVKEINTSINAAIFSQLPQNAFILTSVRSPDGEKPAYLPSWVKNASTIQVKSLPREAIGSWIERFGSPRLSEIAQDTKFINTLYETTEGFPLHLEYLIKDLSEAVEQGNDVQEVLAKTPHGFKGYVEQQINSLNGLNELNLPKKRWLFFALLTVAKGVLREEDIKNVTGMRDRDLQKLKQCWQVTRWMHISEEGYAFAHPLLANLFAQHLKDDANEALQKLLEYCVKWPENQSFYVLRYYAKHLCETQQAQRLYELARDSAFATLQRERLPEDPDLPLETIREALLDAAQRDDPGAMAEFLLLQAKRVGEILQESPLDALRNGSLIRAQQLADLYDIHRCVLWYLLLAWALKDEGRLNEAEETLQKLQQKDFPRLLRVGDWQGSYAAYLLTCVFEVSTDICAALYPKLFENDYWKHLFVNHLINAGDFTRAIEVATQINSVLEQIVTLETIATAQKERKDLEEAKATLATALQVADKIFPDSRWVYSILEIAKLQIETGDERAKKDTLIKAQRKINRIQDIRNRTHVLVLMANLFSKIGEVKAALEILEKIEGKDKINDSSTSMLIAEVQLQCGETEKAKNAYARAKAIARNKEDLRECYAALVNIVQSQALMKDWDAAFETSEEIKIEQEWYYSEALYKIARKQLQEKGWNLEEKIHRAIPTIDKIKYEEWKIPVLQMLIESQAIANKFDDALKSAQSISRSVEQSSAFKAIAIQQAKAGKFEEAFNTIEYVERQYKQDSLIGIATAYAQGKQFEMAIQLALMLDSPLRQVETLGAIAKIQAQFSQNKDARDTLSRGLTISQSLDPSYLKAFAFIQIADQQVKSGNKKQRLIMVDSAYAAAQKITDLLQQIDVKIEIAGIYKQLGKSDKAKDILEKMRQSTDEIGLEQSYIRCNLFCKIAISQARIGEIGQSFETINKMDICDLQVEALTAISLIPFELTQKRIVKERLDAVLEKIDNLFLFNEVQVKTNIAVAKIALGETQTGLEIFAELCEQAQEYKNCSQILSSVAEAQAEAGEIDLALATVETIEDDFDIVKALKKIASFQWKKGDKDGIEKTLATALKAQERIQDKGKQLKAMWMISQIQVEAGKGEEAVETLNRIGKDRNHLISIIASFMAKVNDRKNFKQLLVPAALSLETAYRMCGYLAQLYPEQAASVAEQVERTEV; encoded by the coding sequence ATGATAGAGTTTGCAACTGCGATCAACATCCTGACTGCTTTAACTGCTTTAGTCATAGAGAATGCCCCTGCCGGTGCAGTCAGCGCCTTAAGCGGTAAAGTAGTTCATACAATTTGGGATCGCGTCAAGCAACAGATGCAGCAAGGCCACGAACCTGTTAACCTGTTGCAACAAGCAGTTTACAAAGTCTATTTGCTGGCAACCCTAGAAGTCTGTGAGGCAGCTTATAAACAGTGGGGCGTGGCTTCCGATCGGCGCAGGCGTTCGGGCGGAGAATGGGGAAAACGTCCTGAAAAAGAACTTATTGAAATTGGCTGGGTAGATAAAGTACGTCAATCTATCCAGGATGAAATTAAGCAACTAACTAATCTCAAGCAGAAGCCGCATTCTATGGCGTTTGATGAAGCAGTTGAATTGGTTTTGCCTCCAGAAGGAGATTATGCTCAGAAAAATATAGAGCAAGTTCATAGCCATCTGAAACAAGAACTTTTAACACAATTGTACGGGGTCTACGGTGAACCTCCTGCCTCATTTGTCGAACTCTTAGAAAAGGGTTGGAAAAAGGCAGGAAAACAAACCGATTGGTTTGACTGTCTATACACTTTTTTTATTCATGAAATTCAGAACAATCAAGGTGTTGCAAATATTTTTATTTGTGAAATACTAAAAAAATTAATTTTTAACGATATTCCTGTAATATCTGAAAAAATAGATGTGCTACTGAAGGCGATCGCGGAAGAACGAGGGGTTTTATTGCAAGAACTACGCCGCCGATCCTTATACGAGCAATATGCAGGGAGAGATATTGCCGAAAAGGTGGAAAACATTTCAAAAAAATATATTCAGTTATTTGTCGGACGTGAAGGAGAATTCCAATGCATCGACGAGTTCATCCAAAAAAATGATAAGGGTGTACTTTTAGTGACGGGGGGTGCAGGTTACGGCAAGTCAGCACTACTGGCAAACTGGAAGGAAAAGCGACATGAGGATGGGTGTTTTGTCGCCTATCATTGCTTTAACTACCGAGATGATGACACTCGCTCTATCGAGAAATCTTATCGAAATCTGTTACGGCAACTTTATATCTATTATGAATTGGAAGAGCGAGAAATCCCTGATAATCTGGATGGCTTGCAGGATATGCTACTGATTCTTAAGGACAGGGGTACGAGAGAGAATGAACCTTTAATCATCGTTCTCGATGGGTTAGATGAGGTTAAGGAGATAAATACTTCTATCAATGCGGCTATATTCTCCCAGTTGCCCCAAAATGCCTTTATCTTAACTTCAGTGCGATCGCCAGATGGGGAAAAACCAGCCTATTTACCAAGTTGGGTAAAAAATGCTTCCACAATACAAGTAAAGTCTCTACCGCGTGAAGCAATTGGCAGTTGGATTGAACGGTTTGGCAGCCCTCGCCTATCTGAAATTGCCCAAGACACAAAATTCATCAATACTTTATATGAAACAACAGAGGGGTTTCCTCTTCATCTCGAATACTTGATTAAAGATTTAAGTGAAGCGGTAGAACAGGGTAACGATGTGCAAGAAGTTTTGGCGAAAACGCCTCACGGATTCAAAGGATACGTTGAACAGCAGATAAATAGTTTAAATGGTTTAAATGAACTTAACCTGCCAAAGAAACGGTGGCTATTTTTTGCATTACTGACCGTTGCAAAAGGTGTTTTAAGGGAAGAGGATATCAAAAACGTAACGGGAATGCGCGATCGGGACTTGCAGAAATTAAAACAGTGTTGGCAGGTGACAAGGTGGATGCATATCTCTGAAGAAGGGTATGCCTTTGCTCACCCCTTACTGGCAAATCTGTTTGCTCAACACTTGAAAGATGATGCAAACGAGGCATTACAAAAGTTACTCGAATATTGCGTTAAATGGCCGGAAAACCAGAGTTTCTATGTTCTGCGATATTATGCGAAACACTTGTGTGAGACACAGCAGGCTCAGAGATTGTATGAGTTGGCACGAGATAGCGCTTTTGCAACTCTCCAACGGGAACGCTTGCCCGAAGATCCAGATTTGCCATTGGAGACAATCCGGGAAGCCCTGCTTGATGCGGCTCAGAGAGATGATCCTGGAGCAATGGCAGAATTTCTACTACTACAGGCTAAACGAGTGGGAGAAATTCTGCAAGAATCGCCCTTGGATGCCTTGAGAAATGGCAGCTTAATCCGGGCTCAGCAATTGGCGGATTTGTATGACATCCATCGTTGCGTATTGTGGTATCTTTTACTGGCCTGGGCATTGAAAGACGAAGGTAGGCTGAATGAAGCTGAAGAGACGTTGCAAAAATTACAGCAGAAGGATTTTCCTCGTTTGTTAAGGGTCGGCGACTGGCAAGGGAGCTACGCTGCATATCTGTTAACTTGTGTTTTTGAAGTGAGTACAGATATCTGCGCAGCTCTGTACCCAAAGCTGTTTGAAAATGATTACTGGAAACATTTATTTGTGAATCATCTAATAAATGCTGGGGACTTTACTAGAGCAATTGAAGTAGCCACACAGATAAATTCTGTGTTAGAGCAAATAGTAACACTAGAAACAATTGCTACAGCACAAAAAGAGAGGAAAGACCTAGAAGAAGCAAAAGCTACGTTGGCGACGGCCTTACAAGTTGCAGATAAAATTTTTCCTGATTCGAGATGGGTATATTCAATACTTGAAATTGCTAAATTACAAATAGAAACAGGAGATGAAAGAGCCAAAAAAGACACTTTAATAAAAGCACAAAGAAAGATAAATAGAATTCAAGATATCAGAAATCGTACTCATGTCTTGGTTCTCATGGCCAACCTTTTTTCTAAAATAGGAGAAGTTAAGGCTGCCCTCGAAATTTTAGAAAAAATAGAGGGAAAAGACAAAATAAATGATTCCTCTACTTCTATGCTGATAGCAGAGGTGCAATTACAATGTGGAGAAACGGAAAAAGCTAAAAATGCTTATGCCCGGGCAAAAGCGATAGCGCGTAATAAAGAAGATTTAAGAGAGTGCTATGCGGCTCTGGTAAATATCGTTCAATCCCAGGCCCTGATGAAAGATTGGGATGCTGCATTTGAGACGAGTGAAGAAATCAAAATTGAGCAGGAATGGTATTACTCCGAAGCCTTATACAAAATTGCCAGAAAACAGCTACAGGAAAAAGGTTGGAATTTGGAGGAAAAAATTCACCGTGCTATTCCCACGATTGATAAAATAAAGTATGAAGAATGGAAGATTCCAGTTTTACAGATGTTGATTGAATCACAAGCTATTGCAAATAAATTTGATGATGCACTTAAATCGGCTCAAAGTATTTCTCGATCTGTTGAACAATCATCAGCGTTTAAGGCGATCGCAATCCAGCAGGCAAAAGCTGGAAAATTTGAAGAAGCATTTAACACCATTGAATACGTGGAGCGGCAATATAAGCAAGATAGTTTAATAGGCATCGCGACAGCATACGCACAGGGTAAGCAATTTGAAATGGCAATACAGCTTGCTTTAATGCTAGATAGCCCGTTACGGCAAGTAGAAACTCTAGGAGCCATAGCAAAAATACAAGCACAATTTAGCCAGAACAAAGACGCCCGAGACACTTTATCGAGGGGCCTTACAATTTCACAAAGTCTAGATCCTTCCTATCTAAAAGCCTTTGCATTCATACAAATCGCAGATCAACAAGTTAAATCTGGCAACAAAAAGCAAAGGTTAATTATGGTTGATTCTGCCTATGCCGCAGCCCAAAAAATTACAGACTTACTTCAACAGATTGATGTAAAAATAGAAATTGCAGGAATATATAAACAATTAGGAAAATCAGATAAAGCAAAAGATATTTTAGAAAAAATGAGACAATCTACCGACGAAATTGGCCTAGAACAATCCTACATACGTTGTAACCTTTTTTGCAAAATAGCAATATCACAAGCAAGAATTGGTGAGATCGGGCAATCTTTTGAGACGATAAATAAGATGGATATTTGTGACTTGCAAGTTGAGGCTTTGACAGCAATATCACTAATTCCTTTTGAATTAACACAAAAACGCATTGTGAAAGAGAGACTTGATGCTGTACTTGAAAAGATTGATAACTTGTTTTTGTTTAATGAAGTACAAGTTAAGACTAATATAGCAGTAGCAAAAATAGCACTAGGCGAAACACAAACCGGATTAGAGATATTTGCCGAACTCTGTGAACAAGCCCAGGAATATAAAAATTGTTCCCAAATTTTATCTAGTGTAGCAGAAGCACAGGCAGAGGCAGGTGAAATCGACCTGGCTCTGGCAACAGTAGAAACGATTGAAGATGATTTTGACATAGTTAAGGCGCTCAAAAAAATAGCATCATTTCAGTGGAAAAAGGGAGACAAGGATGGAATAGAAAAAACATTAGCAACGGCTCTCAAAGCGCAAGAACGGATTCAGGATAAAGGCAAACAGTTAAAAGCAATGTGGATGATTTCGCAGATACAAGTAGAGGCCGGTAAAGGAGAAGAAGCAGTAGAGACGCTAAACCGGATAGGGAAAGATCGTAATCATCTGATTTCTATAATTGCCTCTTTCATGGCGAAAGTGAACGATCGCAAAAACTTTAAACAGCTTTTAGTTCCGGCTGCTTTATCTCTGGAGACGGCTTACCGAATGTGTGGATATCTGGCACAGCTATATCCCGAACAAGCCGCATCTGTGGCAGAGCAAGTGGAGAGAACAGAGGTTTAA
- a CDS encoding DUF4258 domain-containing protein translates to MNFIFSNHALQELQRRGLQQNMVESVLNNPQQIIEEKEGRKAYQSQVDFGGGKIYLVRVIVADNIDPAVVITAYRTSKITKYWI, encoded by the coding sequence ATGAATTTCATATTCTCTAACCATGCTCTGCAAGAACTACAGCGCCGAGGACTTCAGCAAAATATGGTAGAATCAGTTTTAAATAATCCTCAGCAAATCATTGAAGAAAAAGAGGGCAGAAAAGCCTATCAATCTCAAGTAGATTTTGGCGGAGGTAAAATTTACTTGGTTCGAGTTATTGTTGCAGATAACATCGATCCAGCCGTTGTTATCACCGCCTATCGCACCAGTAAAATTACTAAATATTGGATCTAA